A region of the Saccharomyces eubayanus strain FM1318 chromosome V, whole genome shotgun sequence genome:
tttctttaagtTCGCTAATCCTGGGATAATATACCACCTCGGATTATCATAAGGATTATATCTTTATACgtaatatataataataaatagatttttttatgacACCTTTAGAAAGAGGCAgacatataaatatattcaacAATCAATATGTAAACTATATTCAGTAGTCCTTTCATATGTGAATATTACCATTATTGATTCttaatagaaaaagatataaaataataatggtAAATGAAGTAATCAAATgtattataataatatcagTAACATTTTATTTGACGAACAGTCACACCGTTCCTAGCTTTTACAACCGGAGGAAATGTTGAGTCGACATCGAGGGCTTTAAAGCTCAAGGCAAAGAAAGGGACAACCAAATAGCAGAATAAAGACATCAAGCCAGACCAATACGGTGTTGGTTGTCTTTCTCGTCtggtaataataatttttttaaacgTAAAAATGTACGCTTTCATGCATACTTTATAACAATCCGTAGATAAATTGAGCCGCTTCTGAATTTAGACCTACAAATCATTTTAAGAACGATTCATAAATAGTTCAAAGAGTTCACCTTAGCATTATATGTTAATGGCGTCGTTTATGCTACTCATTGCCAGATGGCTACAGCTTTTTAGGGGTTCGTAGTAATGATTACTGATGGCCTCTTCAAATAACGTCAATAATATTTGTATAGGAAATACCTCCAGGTAAACTAGAGGGGCCAATAGATAATGAACCGTGATATTTCTATATGTACCTATATGGTAAATTGTATCATTAACGGCATAACCGAAAGAAGAGGTTAAAATTTTGACAACTTGCCAGGCAGTGGTTTCGCTGGAAATATTGAAATGATCTGTTATTGAAGATATGAAATCCCTCTATTTCTGACTAGCTGGTATTGACAATCAAGGAATAATTCAATTCTCAGGCCATGGTAAATTTTTGAGCAAAAATAACAGAACAAAACAGTTGGCCGCCTTCATAGTCTCGCGGGTGTGATCAATCTAGTTGCGTTATTGCAGACCCTTGAAATTTCATAATTGAGCGTTTTATGCCTTATAGGCAAGGCCCTTATGGTGCTAAACCTTACCGTGCAAAATATGCAGCCAACTTTTCAATTAGCGCAGACGGAGATCCCAAGGCTATTACTTAGCAATAAAGGGAAGTGACAGCAAATACAACGGGAAGAGACATCTTTGCAGAAAACAATTCGGTTTCGACTTTCAAACTGTTTACAGTAGCCAAAGATTAGTGGGTTTTTATTCATCTATCGTAACCTGACTATCGAGCGTCAAAGATATTACAGAAGTAAACTAAACGACACATTCATTGAGAAATGTCCGCTAAAAGGCAGTATACGCTAAGAGATATACATTATCGCCGAACGTTCAAGATATCAATGAAAACTAAAGCtagtaaataaataagtttaataaattacaaacaaccaaataaataagaaagCGCACGTACTTGgatcatatatataacgCTAGTTTTCTATCCTTTAATATTCGTAGGCTTGCTTCAAGATAGCAACAACTTGTTCTTTGGTGAATTGAACTGGGTTGGTCACGTGGCAAGCATCTTTCATAGCGTTTTCAGCCAAGATACCGAAATCTTCGGTCTTGACACCCAAATCCTTTAAGTTTCTTGGGATGTTCATAGTTCTATTGAAGGCGTGCAAAGCCTTGATGGTCTCTTCTGGAATTGCTTGTGAGGCACCAACATGCAAAGCAATTTCACCTAATCTCTTCTTAGCTTTTGGACATTCCATGTTGAATTCCTGGACGTGAGGCAACAAGACAGCGTTACAAACACCATGAGGCAAATGGTAGAAACCACCAAGTTGATGAGCAATGGCGTGGACGTAACCTAGAGAAGCATTGTTGAAAGCCATACCTGCCAAGTATTCGCCGTAACACATATCAGTTCTGGCCTTCTTGTCAGAGCCGTCGTTGTAAGCGTTAACTAAACTTTCTTGAATCAAATCAATACCCTTTAGAGCACATGCATCAGTTATTGGGTTAGATGCAGTTGAAACAAAAGCTTCGATACAGTGAGTCAAAGCATCTAGACCAGTGGCAGCAGTCAAAGCAGGTGGCAAACCAAACATGGTAGATGGATCGTTGACAGCAACAGCCGGGGTGACGTTGTTGTCAATGATGGCCATTTTcaccttcttttcttcgttgGAGATAATGGTGAATCTGGTCATTTCAGAAGCGGTACCGGCAGTAGTGTTGATGGCAAAAAGTGGCAAAGCAGCCTTCTTGGATCTGTTGAGACCTTCGTAATCCCCAATGTCACCCCCGTTGGTAGCTAACAGAGCAATAGCTTTAGCATTGTCGTGAGCAGAACCACCACCGATGGAAACAACGATTTCAGAgtcttgtttcttcaaaaccTTCAAACCGTCCAGGACGTTACCAGTGTTTGGGTTTGGTTGGGTTTGGTCGTAGACAGCAACGTCCAAACCACGTTCTTCCAACATTTTTTGGACTCTACCGGAGAGACCAATAGCGGCAATACCAGGGTCGGTAACAATCAAAGCCTTTTTGTACTCCTTGTTCTGGATGAAATCAGCAGTTTCTTCTAGAGCACCTTCACCGAAGAAAGAGATTGGCGGAATGTAAAAACCAGTAACGGAAGACATTTTTCTCAATTGAGTATAACCTGTAGCAAAAGTAAGCTTCTTGTTGACGGTTCTTTTAATAGAGGTAGAGAAAAAATGTGTTATCCCAGTCCTCAAAGGATTGGCAAAGGCATTGATTCCTTTATACATATCGATGTCTTGccctttcttcttgttcaacGAAATAAAGTACCCTAATGGCAAGAGATATACAAGTATACTGTAAAATATCGATTGATTTATTACAAGTCGATCGATTTGAACATCAAACATATCATATGTACCTCGCAATGCATGAACTAATTCGAGGCTGCTTGTTTTGTGTTCTGATTAGTGGAACCCACTGCAACCATGCTACCGTCCTGGTCAGAGATACGGCTGAAAAATATGAGCGTATGAGCATCATCATTCCAACCAACAGCTGACCACATCAGAAATCAGTTGGAAGTCTCCGGGAGTTTTCAGAGCGCCGAAACCAACATTCAATCAGCTGCCTCAACCAGCAGCTGTTGCCTAACCATGAAGGTTTATTTAAGtacttcaatttttcaaaatcgaTCGATGACCTCCTAAATTATGCGCATAGCGATCAATCAGCTGATTTAacagcaaaagaaaaaaaccttTGTACGGAAGAATCTATAACGCAGAATATGACCGTGCCGCATGTCACAAACACACAAAAGCCAAGGGAATTCTTATTTGTTGTTCTATCGCTGATGGAGTTAAAAATGTAAACGACGGCCACGCCGGTCCTGTGATGATTCTTCAAGGCGGAAGTTCTTGTTTAtagttttggtttttccGAGACGAATTTCTGATGAGGCACAGCATCGGTGGAGATAGTAAATAGTACCTAGcactagaagaagatgacaatgcatttttttcctttattctACTACTGAGGGGTGCTGAAGAGAAAGGTAAAGGGAAAAGTTCTCAATTGAGTAAAACTTTCGTACGGTGGTTTGCAAATCAATGTTCACAAGATACTCACAAAGAAATTCCGGTTATTTTGCTTGTTTAGTATGATAAGGAAAAATAGGCTTTTCATATCAGTTACACTATTACTGGTTCTGTTACTGATTTACTATTTACAAGTGGGTTCGTTGGTGCAGACGCAGAATAGCAATAATGATCGTTGCCTGCATTATTATGAAGCTCTTGAATCTGGATGGTCGAATAGGTTCTTCGGCGTAAATCAAGAAAGTTTGGCTCCTGGAAAGGACGTGGTTCAATTAGTGACAAGaatcaatattttttctagaTGTTTACAGCAGACTAGTAACCGTGATGCTCAACTTCTACGAGATATTGAGAAGAGGCTATTTCCGTATTTAAATTTCAGAGGATTAGAAACAAATGAAATCAACTTCTGGCCCACTCATACAAGATGGAATGGTGAAATTTATCATGCCTCTGCGTTAGAGTTTGGCCATAGAAACGGTCATTTTATTCGTTCTAGGCCCATCAAGTATGATTCAGATCTGTCTTTTTGGGAGAATTGGCTGCAAACTGCAACGCAGACTGGTTCAAGAGGTATAGTTATTAGTGCTTCTGATGTACAGTTGGATGAGACACTGAGACTGTTAAAGGTTTTAAGATccatcaaaaataattttcctATAGAAATTGTTTACAACGGAGATCTAAGTCAAGACGCTATTAAATCATTAGTCAAATATGCCAGGAATCAGAACACCCCGGAGTATCCGGCTCAAGAAATATGGTTTTTGAATGTGCATAGTATGTTGAATCCGGGATATTCCGACAACTTCGTAACATATTCCAACAAATGGCTGGCATTGATTTTCTCATCCTTTGAGATTCCTATCTTACTGGATTCTGATACTGTACCTTTCGTCTCAATAGACACGTTTTATAACTTAGAAGAATTCCAAAGAACCGgggttttatttttcaaggaTCGGATAATATCCGATGATCTCTTTGAACCATCTCAAGTAGAAGTTCTGAAGGAAGTTATATATGGGTGTATTGGACTTAATTTGACGGATGAATCAACTGTACATGACAGGATTGTTAATCACATAAAGGATCCAACGGTTGTCCAAGTGCTAGAAAACATGCTGATTAAGAAGTATAAGCATCATCTGGAAAGCGGCCTGGTAATATTGGATAAAGGTAGGCACCTCTTCAGTATGCTTACTTCTTTGGCCTTACAATTCTCTCCAATTGCGGAATACTTCCACGGTGATAAAGATTGGTTTTGGCTAGGTGCGTTATTGTCAAACAACCCTTTTACATTCTATCCTGTGGATGCGTCAAATATCGGTCAACTGGGGAACGTCATCTCAAAGGAAACCACTGGCGAATTTTACCAAATATGTTCTGTGCAGCTGTCCCACACAGACAAAGATGGATCATTGCTATGGCTAAATGGAGGTCTTAACGTTTGTAAAAAAGCCTCGTGGGAATATGATTATGAGCATAGCCAGAGACTAACTGCTAATTTCCAAGATGCGGAAGAATTACGCAAATATTACCAATCACCAGTGCAACTGGAAGGGATTATAATACCAGACACTGATATATCGGGATGGGTCAAATCGGGTGAATGTTTCTTATTCAACTACTGCACGCTATTCAAAGAAGGACAATATGGAAAGGTAATTAAGTTTACTGGTACCGAGAAACGCCGTTTTTCACAAATCGTAGGCGTTTGGAATGAACAAATTTCTTAAGGTCATAAAAACTATTCTGTATATCTACTAAAAAATAAGTTGGGCAGCCTATTACAATTAGATTTACGCCTTCCGAAAGCTAGCTATTATATTGTGATACTTAGTATTGTACAACTTCACTCATTCCCTGGCAAAAGTCTTTTTAGTATTTAGTAGGTTCCCTGATGATGTTGATACGTTTGTCATATTGTTCATGAAATATTCTATACggcatatttttttaacgTAATACAACTGTCCAACGAACATTTTTCTGTGACCGAAACACACTAACCAATTGAATGACAACttttacatattttttgtatacCGGAGAATcatctttttattttagcTCATAAAGCTTTTGAGTTGTCAAGACAAAGAATATTGGGGCGACGGTTCCAAACATCAGCGTCCAAATGTGTTACTTGAACGGTTCgcaaattttcttttcactaAAGTTATTGAGATGtgtattaaaaaaataaatatttgaGTACGGACTcgtaataaaaaaaagctgaAGCAAATCAGAGTCATTCAAAGTAAAATAGTGAACTTTTAAAGACATCATTATTTGTTATTTGAATACCTCCTGGCTTGGAAGGGCATTAGCAGAAcgattttaaagaaaattcttGTTAGGGGAAATGCTGATCAAAATTGAATAGAAGACGCTATTCCAATCGAGGATCTAGAAAAAACCAGCTTCTAGAGGACAAACAGCCTTTAACTGCATCGGAAAACAGTAATTTGGCAACACATTACCTTAACCAAAATATGCGACTGTAGCGTATAACGTAAAATAGAAGCAAAACTATGTTCATATGACCCAACTCAAACACCATAACCGGCGATTTTTAGCCATTGACTAATCAAACCCATTACTCCTGAAGTATTGCATCGTTGGTCCAAGAGCTATTACCAATTTCATTGCTAATAGTATTCGCAGAAAAGACCACATCTTTACCAGTGCATTAAATCCTACAGGTGTACCCGATAGTGatggaaaaaagaggaaaaagcTCGCTGTCTCATTATTTGCAATAGTGGTCAATGTTGGAACGAACATCGAGCCCTGCGCGAACCAGAGCCAATAAACGTGGAGTGACCCAAAAACGTTCCATTTCGAGCAAACCCCCATAAAACAGTAGCACAGATAGGATCATGTAAGCCTGCACAGGCGGAATTTGTCAAGTCAAATCTGATGGCTGTCGCAGCGGAGAGCAGAACGCTATGAAAACGCATGCTATGGTTGTTATTCTTAGACGCTTTTTCAGATCAAATAAAAGCACCATCGAAAGAACTGATCATTCATTTAAGATCAAATTTCAGATATTCACATATTAGGTGTTACTCATTCATTCATGCTGTACTCCTCGACAAGTgcgcttttttttttagtgttCAAGTGCAACTTTTAATTTGTATCGTGCCTACTTCATGCTTTTTTGAGGGcctctttttgaaagagctCGAAAAAGACGGATGACCTGGCATCTCAGTATAACGTCCATACGATTTTTGTATTCATCGAGAAGGAGTTAGAATGTGGAATGCATAAATAGTCATTCAGATATTCAAATAGCACACTTGCAGAACTGAATCCTTAGCGGTCAGTTTGGTTATGTTGCTGTTCGACTCACCGTTACTCCTAATAACGTGGGGTACGAATACTCAATTGGCCTTGCTTCAAGTATACTGTAGTTAGAAACAACAGTACATGGTCGAACGGTGAACAAGCAACTAATTCTCCGGGATATTTTCCAGTGACAGGTTCCATTCTTACGTAACCTATAACTTAATATCAGGGTGCCTTCTTTCCAGACTTTTGCCGTAGGGCGGGTTTCTGCGAGAATTACTCCGCCGTGCAAATAACgttttttccccttttttTGACCGGATTTGCcctttcttcatcatttgtGGGGAAACCTCTACTCAAAAAGGCCTAAGCAGCTCACCATCTAGACCATGGCCCCCATGCCCCACGGAGAAATAAACACCACTGCCGCTTGGAAGGGTAGCATCAAAAGATACTAAAGCCCCCAAGTTTCATCTTGCTCTATTGTGACAGAGATAGCATCTGCAGAATCAAGGACTCACACTATTGCTTCTCCTTGTAATACGTCGTGCCCTAGCTTGACCACTCACCAGGAAatacttttccaaaagcaGTGATCTTTTGATTCGAGAGCACGTTCAGTCAAATAGTTTAGAAACAAGATGATTTTACGATAGAACTTCACAATACTAAACGTCGGAGTTTCGAATGTGCTCTTCAGCGATCAACAGCAAGACTACGCTGAAACCACAGTTATCTCAGAACTCCGCTTGATTAAGTGTATTATAGTTGCATTCGAAGAGGGGACCCGAACCAGCATAGCCACTGGAAAAAGACTCccagaaaacaaagaacGGATAATCCGGCTTTCCCAAAACGGTGCTATTCGGATAACTAAATGCCGTTGTTCCTGTCGCAGCGCTTCCCCACACATAATGACgcgtttttcttcttccccCCGGATTTTTAATAATCCGATTCTTCATATTTAACAACGTAAATACGGActgcagaaaaaaatgatttcgAAGGTTTTCATTCGGTGAACAGAAAAATAAGCGTCTGACGTTTTTGCTTCGAGTATGAGTTTTGCCAAACAAGCGTGTGACTGCTGTCGTGTTCGTCGAATAAAATGTAACCGTGAAGAACCGTGTAATCGTTGTCTTGAGCACGATCTGAAATGCACCTATCTTCGaatgttgaaaaagagagGTCCGAAGTCCATTAGGACAagaagtttgaaaaaaatagccTATATGCAGAGGSTCAGTGAGGATTACAGCACTATGGCTGCTCCAGGAGCATCCGCGAAAGTTCCAAAGGTGCTGATAGACCAATGTTTGAGGCTATATAGCGATAATTTATACGTGATCTGGCCTTTGCTCTCCTATGATGATCTTCACAAACTTTTGGACGAGAAATATGATAACTGTTCCGTCTACTGGTTTCTGGTAGCTCTCTCGGCGGCCACTCTTAGCGACTTGCAAACTGAAATGGAAACTGAAGAGGGTGTCTCCTTTACAGGAAATCAACTCTCCAGTCTCTGTATGTCATCACGCCAAGACTTTGACGATTTCAGTAGCTGCGACATATATAGAATCATGACCTACTACTGCTTACATCGTTGTTTTGCACGCTTTTCTGACACTACGGCTTCGTACAGACTTTATTCTGAAGCTATTGGCCTCATCAAGATCGCCAGATTCCACCGCGAAGAGACTTATAAATATCTCTCATTTGGTGAGCAGCAGCTTATACGGAAGGCGTACTACTTAATTCTTCTGACGGAAAGGTACTATTCTGTATACATTCATTGTGCGACCAGCCTGGATACCACGATATTTCCGCCGCAGCCCGAGATTGTAACTGATCCCCGGCTTTCCCTGGATAGTTTTCTCGAGGTGATCAGGGTCTTCACTGTGCCAGAAAAATGTTTCTATGATTCTTTAGCTACTGACTTTGCTAACGATTCTTGCACTGAAGactctttgaaaaggatATGGAAAGAGCTTCATACAGTATCACCCGAGGTAGAGCCGTGGTCCTACGGGTACatagattttttattttcccGGCACTGGATAAGAACCCTGGCTTGGAAACTGATGTTTCAGGTAAAAGATAAACGAACCAAATTTCTTTCGAATACAGATAATGCCCACATACCAGTAGAGATTGCTAGGGATATGTTAGGCGATACATTCCTAACCCCGAAAAATTTCTATGACGTGCATGGCCCCGGAATACCTATGAAAACATTAGAAATAGCTAATGCATTAGTGGACGTTATCGGCCATTATGATCGAAATATGAAGTTGGAGGCTTGGAATGTTTTGAGCGACGTGGCCAAGTTTGTCTTCTCCCTGAATCACTGCGATAATATTATGTTCCAGAGATTTTCAACTAAATGTCAAAGCGCCCTTATTACTCTACCTATTACCAGACCGTTGCAACCAAACGGTGACTCTAAAGACGATACTGATATAATCctttaaaatatttgtaCGATATTTTAAGAGGTGGCAATTGCCGTAAGGCTAGTCTTTAAAMATTCTCTGCTGAACGAGAAACAAAAGCTCCTGGGATGTTTTTTATAGAAGAGTGCGTGATTGTCCATTCACACGCCTAKCGTAAAAATACGATGAGGAAGTCTTAGATAACCACATCTGGCTGTATGGAGTCAAATTTAAAACCGAGTTATCGGATTCATTATCCTTTGCACCCCGGCTGGATTTTTTGTATCGGTACCTTTTCWGTAGTGGAAAGTATGACTTAAGATTGGGTAAGATGGCCAGCTACTAATGTGGGTTTCGTTCAGCCTAAAGCAGGCAATCGGCATATCTCGAATGGGCAATACGTGTTTTCTGGGTTGTATTCTCCGTAATTATAGATGTACCAAAATTAGGGCRCTGGAGAAGTTCATAAAGCTGTCTGATAAAGTTGTCATCGAGAGCGTTGCAAATAAAAGCGTTGTACAGTAGTCTTACGTTTGTTAAAAATGCGTGGAAAATAGACGATatcaaaatgaataaaaaaatacggCAGTGGTGTTTTAACTCTTACTCCCTGAATGATCTGGTGAACTTTACGGAGGAATAAAGAGCCGTTAGTTCTTCAAGTTCATTTTCGACACTCCGAAGAaggtcttttctttgataaatgggaacttcaaatttttaCATAAAACCAACGAAATACCTYAACCAagtaataaataataaRGCTAATGTGCTAGGtatttaatatatacacGGARAGTGATACCTTATCATCTGCTGCGCTAAGAGTCATCAATCCATTAGAGATGGGGTGCTTTGCTCTCTCTCCTCGGCGGAAGCTTTCATATCTTCCTTGGGATCTTTATGGTTGATTTCATCAGAGATTGCTTTGGCGGCGGCAAATGGGTCCACTTTTGTTGACTTGAATTTTCTTGCTGGAACTCCAAGTCTAAATAGttcatttatttcaatAAAGGTTCTACCTGCGGTTTCGGGCAGATCAAAGACAGCCCAAATTAAAACAGCCAGGCAGAATCCTCCCCAGAAAAAGCCTGACTTGGCACCCCAGTTCCATTTCTCAGAGTTCAGTTGgtacaaaatcaaaacagcRACTACGATATTTCCTATGTTGTACGCATTACGAGCTAAAATGATCGATTTAGTYCTCAGCCTCGACGATGGTATTTCAGAGACTAAGCAAAAAACGACAGGGGCAATCCCCAGGTTGTATGAGAACGCAACGACCATTAGAAGAGCGCCACTTCCCATTTTGGCACCGTGAGTGTCGGAGCATCCCAAACCGCCTATAATGAACAGTATAACGGTCTGGAAGGCCAGTCCACAAGCGTAAAGGTCATATCTACCATAATATTTTGAGGCCCACCAGGATAAAAATGTTGCAGCAATACCGAGACAGTATTGAATGATACTAAAAGTGAATGCTGTTTCCGTGCTAACACCGGCTTTCTCGTAGAAGTAAGTTGAGTAACCTATTAGTGACGCACCACAAACAGTTTGACCGGCCCAGCACAGACAGGCTATTCTCGTTCTCCTCCGATTAACCTTGCCCCTCAGACAATCCAAATAGGAGCCTTCATCGTCTGACAgcttcttctccttctctATAGtcattttgattttatccAGTTCCATGGCCACCAGTGATTCTTTCTCGGCTCCYTTACCGCTTAGTGTTCTTTCGAGCGACCTCTTTGCCTGCTCTAGTCTTCCTTTCTTGACTAACCACCATGGGGATTCAGGTGCAAAGAATATCGCTATTGCTAGAGGAACAGGCCAGATCCACTGTAAAGCAAAAGGTAGCGTATATCCTAAGTCCGAGTCTGCGTATTTGTTTTGggaatttttcatgatGCCTGCAGCAAAAAGCTGACCAAACAACCAGCACAGATTCGAATATGTCGTCAGGTAGTACCTCAGCGCCATAGGACAGATTTCAGAGGCATAAGACACAGTCAGACATTGGAAACAACCCCATGGCATACCGCACAATGCCTGTCCCGCAGCGATCATCCCTAAACTTTTACAGAAATacagaataaaaatgaaRGCAGTTAAGAACATCAACGCCATAATCAATGTGTAGCGGTTACCCATCAAATCCACCGAGGGACCTGTCAACTGTAAACCCACGATCTCTCCTGCCATGTAGCATAAACACAGCCCAATCTGCCAAGATACCGAAATCTCCCATTCTCCTGTACGGGCATTTAGAGAGCCGTACTTCTTCTGAAAGACGGGTAGGGCATAGAAAGAGCCGAGGATGGCGGTGTCATAACCTTCCTGGATCAGCGTTGTGGAAACCAACAACGACCAAGCCGCTGCTTTGGGATACGTTTTCAAAGCTGTCATGAGCGGCATCTCTCTTTCACTATCGTCTGCCTCCTTAGCATCCTGCGCAGCGTCGAGAATATTTGGCGTTACTTCATCATTCTCGCTTAATGCTGCTGGGCCCTGMCCATACTCAAGATGGGCAAGATCAAAATCAGTTTTTTTGCCTTGCTCCTCCAACTCTATCGAGTTGCATTCAGCGGCGCCGAAGCCGCCTTCGGTCTCTATTGAGCTCGAGTTACCGTTGCACTTCTTTCTATTTATCATTGAGGATAGACCCTTCATAGTTACCTAATAgcttttggaattttttttgagtgTCTTGGTAAGATCCGTCAAGATGTAGTGCAGTGTAATGAACATGGAGCATATCACGCCTCTTTATATGTTGCGCAGTAAGATCTGTACGCTCCAGACGTGCTGCGTGCGGCCAAGATTATGGTGGAGTCTGCTTCCACGAMGAGCTCTAGTAGCGTGTYTCTGAGTACGTATTACAAYGAAGCCAGAGAAGTGTTTCGAAAGCTTTCGAGGAATATAGCGGGTGTTCCGTAACGGCAGATTGCTCGCAAAAATACGTGTATGGAGAGATGAGTGAAGGTTAAGTAAGGTAAACGTGTAGAAAAGCAGACATGACCTGAAGATTGCAACAATATGTCTTCCCCTGAATAATCGCCAAGGTGGCTAATTTCAGACTACCAGCTCGTGAACAAGGGATGTCTTGCATTCCGCATAAACTCTCGCTTTTATCtgcattttttattattgtttggCAGCCTTCGCTAAAAATTTCGTCAAAACATGGGGGTATATAGTTTACGGTATTTATGCGTGAAATTCTCCGAGCCGCATGCAATTGCGATAACCTTGTTCCTCGAAAAGTAGTAACATAGCGCAAAGCGAGCCATTGTGGACCGTGTCGTGGGGCGGTCAGAACCAGCGTAAGACAGGACGTACTCTTTTCTCCAGTTTTTCTATTACAGCCTGTTTTTCTCGAGTGCCTTGAGAAAGGTATAAAAGCTGCCCAAAATATGCCTTTGAAGGATTAAAGCCTTCGTTTTCAGCCTAACTTCTTGATTATATACAACAAGTGTTGACTCAATCGCACATAACCACAGCTCGTAAATAAATGACTATTTCTTCTGAACACCCGGAAACGGAGCCCAAATGGTGGAAAGAAGCCACGATCTATCAGATCTACCCCGCAAGTTTTAAAGACTCGAATAACGATGGCTGGGGTGACATGAAAGGTATCACCTCCAAACTGGACTACCTCAAAGGCCTCGGAGTCGATACAATCTGGGTTTGTCCATTTTACGACTCCCCACAAGATGATATGGGGTATGACGTTTCTAACTATGAAAAAGTGTGGCCAAGATACGGTACCAACGAGGACTGTTTCGAGCTGATTGACAAGACACACAAACTGGGTATGMAGTTCATTACTGATTTAGTCGTGAACCATTGCTCTACAGAACACGAATGGTTCAAGGAGAGTAGATCTTCGAAGACCAACCCTAAGCGTGACTGGTTCTTCTGGRRAGCACCAAAGGGTTACGATGAGCATGGTAARCCAATTCCACCAAATAACTGGAAATCCTTCTTTGGGGGTTCAGCGTGGACTTTYGATGAGACCACGAACGAGTTTTACCTGCGCTTGTTCGCATCTAGTCAGGCTGACTTGAATTGGGARAACGAAGAATGCAGAAAGGCTATCTATGAAAGCGCTGTTGGATACTGGTTGGACCACGGTGTCGACGGTTTTAGAATTGACACCGCAGGCCTGTATTCAAAACGGCCTGGCCTGCCAGACTCCCCGATTTTTGACGAAAGCTCAGAGCTGCAGCACCCAAATTGGGGGTCCCATAATGGTCCTAGAATCCATGAATTTCACCAGGAACT
Encoded here:
- a CDS encoding sugar porter family MFS transporter, which translates into the protein MKGLSSMINRKKCNGNSSSIETEGGFGAAECNSIELEEQGKKTDFDLAHLEYGQGPAALSENDEVTPNILDAAQDAKEADDSEREMPLMTALKTYPKAAAWSLLVSTTLIQEGYDTAILGSFYALPVFQKKYGSLNARTGEWEISVSWQIGLCLCYMAGEIVGLQLTGPSVDLMGNRYTLIMALMFLTAFIFILYFCKSLGMIAAGQALCGMPWGCFQCLTVSYASEICPMALRYYLTTYSNLCWLFGQLFAAGIMKNSQNKYADSDLGYTLPFALQWIWPVPLAIAIFFAPESPWWLVKKGRLEQAKRSLERTLSGKGAEKESLVAMELDKIKMTIEKEKKLSDDEGSYLDCLRGKVNRRRTRIACLCWAGQTVCGASLIGYSTYFYEKAGVSTETAFTFSIIQYCLGIAATFLSWWASKYYGRYDLYACGLAFQTVILFIIGGLGCSDTHGAKMGSGALLMVVAFSYNLGIAPVVFCLVSEIPSSRLRTKSIILARNAYNIGNIVVAVLILYQLNSEKWNWGAKSGFFWGGFCLAVLIWAVFDLPETAGRTFIEINELFRLGVPARKFKSTKVDPFAAAKAISDEINHKDPKEDMKASAEEREQSTPSLMD
- a CDS encoding Zn(II)2Cys6 transcription factor, coding for MSFAKQACDCCRVRRIKCNREEPCNRCLEHDLKCTYLRMLKKRGPKSIRTRSLKKIAYMQRXSEDYSTMAAPGASAKVPKVLIDQCLRLYSDNLYVIWPLLSYDDLHKLLDEKYDNCSVYWFLVALSAATLSDLQTEMETEEGVSFTGNQLSSLCMSSRQDFDDFSSCDIYRIMTYYCLHRCFARFSDTTASYRLYSEAIGLIKIARFHREETYKYLSFGEQQLIRKAYYLILLTERYYSVYIHCATSLDTTIFPPQPEIVTDPRLSLDSFLEVIRVFTVPEKCFYDSLATDFANDSCTEDSLKRIWKELHTVSPEVEPWSYGYIDFLFSRHWIRTLAWKLMFQVKDKRTKFLSNTDNAHIPVEIARDMLGDTFLTPKNFYDVHGPGIPMKTLEIANALVDVIGHYDRNMKLEAWNVLSDVAKFVFSLNHCDNIMFQRFSTKCQSALITLPITRPLQPNGDSKDDTDIIL
- the MNT2 gene encoding alpha-1,3-mannosyltransferase MNT2, whose product is MIRKNRLFISVTLLLVLLLIYYLQVGSLVQTQNSNNDRCLHYYEALESGWSNRFFGVNQESLAPGKDVVQLVTRINIFSRCLQQTSNRDAQLLRDIEKRLFPYLNFRGLETNEINFWPTHTRWNGEIYHASALEFGHRNGHFIRSRPIKYDSDLSFWENWLQTATQTGSRGIVISASDVQLDETLRLLKVLRSIKNNFPIEIVYNGDLSQDAIKSLVKYARNQNTPEYPAQEIWFLNVHSMLNPGYSDNFVTYSNKWLALIFSSFEIPILLDSDTVPFVSIDTFYNLEEFQRTGVLFFKDRIISDDLFEPSQVEVLKEVIYGCIGLNLTDESTVHDRIVNHIKDPTVVQVLENMLIKKYKHHLESGLVILDKGRHLFSMLTSLALQFSPIAEYFHGDKDWFWLGALLSNNPFTFYPVDASNIGQLGNVISKETTGEFYQICSVQLSHTDKDGSLLWLNGGLNVCKKASWEYDYEHSQRLTANFQDAEELRKYYQSPVQLEGIIIPDTDISGWVKSGECFLFNYCTLFKEGQYGKVIKFTGTEKRRFSQIVGVWNEQIS
- the ADH4 gene encoding alcohol dehydrogenase ADH4; the encoded protein is MFDVQIDRLVINQSIFYSILVYLLPLGYFISLNKKKGQDIDMYKGINAFANPLRTGITHFFSTSIKRTVNKKLTFATGYTQLRKMSSVTGFYIPPISFFGEGALEETADFIQNKEYKKALIVTDPGIAAIGLSGRVQKMLEERGLDVAVYDQTQPNPNTGNVLDGLKVLKKQDSEIVVSIGGGSAHDNAKAIALLATNGGDIGDYEGLNRSKKAALPLFAINTTAGTASEMTRFTIISNEEKKVKMAIIDNNVTPAVAVNDPSTMFGLPPALTAATGLDALTHCIEAFVSTASNPITDACALKGIDLIQESLVNAYNDGSDKKARTDMCYGEYLAGMAFNNASLGYVHAIAHQLGGFYHLPHGVCNAVLLPHVQEFNMECPKAKKRLGEIALHVGASQAIPEETIKALHAFNRTMNIPRNLKDLGVKTEDFGILAENAMKDACHVTNPVQFTKEQVVAILKQAYEY